Genomic window (Desulforapulum autotrophicum HRM2):
CAGCATGGAGGCGATGATAGTGACGGAAAACTGGCGGTAGAGCACCCCCGTTGACCCTTCAAAAAAGGCCATGGGTGCAAAAACGGCCGAAAGCACGAGGCCGATGCCGATGAGGGCACTGGTGATTTCATCCATGGATTTTGCCGTGGCGTCCCGGGGAGATAATCCCTCCTCAGCCATGATGCGCTCCACATTTTCCACCACCACGATGGCATCGTCCACCAGCAGCCCAATGGCCAGCACCATGGCAAACATGGTGAGCATGTTAATGGAAAACCCGAAAAAACCCAGGGTGGCAAAGGTGCCCAGGAGCACCACGGGTACGGCAATGGTAGGAATGAGGGTGGCCCGGATATTGCCCATGAACAGGTACATGATGACGAACACCAGGAAAACGGCCTCGAACAGGGTTTTGACCACCTCGTCAATGGCCACCACGGTAAAGGGAGTGGTGTCGTAGGGATAGATCACCTTCATGCCCGGGGGAAAAAACTGGCTCATCTCCTTTAGTTTCTGCTTGACGGCATTGGCTGTATCCAGGGCATTTGCCCCCGCAGCCTGGCGGATGGCCATGCCAGCAGATGCCTTGCCGTTATAGTTGGCAACGATATCAGACCGCTCCGTACCAAGCTCCGTGCGGCCGATATCCCTGACGCGCACAACAGAACCGTCCTCGTTGGTGCGGATGGGAATGGCGGCAAACTCATCCGGGGTCTGGAGCAGGTGCTGGACAATGATGGCGGCATTCATGCGCTGGCCATCAACGGCAGGTGCACCACCGAGCTGGCCGGCAGACACCTCCACATTATAGGCGCTGAGGGCCAGAATCACATCCTCCATGGTAAGGTTGTAACTTGTCAGGCTGTCGGGATTGACCCAGATCCGCATGGCATACTGGGAACCAAAATTTTCCACCTCCCCGACTCCGGGCACCCGGGTAAGGATTTTTTCCAGGTTTGACTGGGCATAGTCCCTTAAATCATTGCCGTCCATGCTGTTGTCTTCTGAAATAAGCCCCACGATGATCAGGTAGTTCCGGGTGGATTTACTGACCTTGACACCGGATCGCTGAACCACGTCGGGAAGGCTTGCCATGGCGAGCTGGAGCTTGTTCTGCACCTTGGACCAGGCAACGTCAGGATCTGTTCCAGGGGCAAAGGTCATCTCCACCCGGGCGGCACCCGACGAGGAACTTGTGCCGGAAAGATACAGCATATCGTCCAGGCCCGTCATCTTCTGTTCGATGATCTGGGTCACGGTGTTTTCAACGGTTTCTCCCGAGGCCCCGGGATAAAAGGCATCAATGGCAATGGCCGGTGGCGCAATGGCCGGATACTGGGAGATCGGCATTTTATAGATGGCAAGCCCGCCGGCCGTCATGATGATGATGGCAATAACCCAGGCAAACACGGGCCTGTCCAGGAAAAATTTCGAAAGCATCACATCCCCCCGTTATTCTGTTTCTGGGATTTTGCATCCGGGCCGGGCTGTGCATCGGGCCGGGATCCCGGGTGGCTGCCCATGGCACCGTTTTCCGGGGAGGGCCCATGGAAATCAGTCGCCTTGACCGGGGTACCCGGCCGCAGCATCAAAAGGCCTTCCACAATAACCCGATCCCCGGGAGCAAGGCCTGCATCAACGATCCATTGATCGTCCACGGCCCGGTCAAGGGTGAGCATGCGAAGGCCTGCTTTGCCCTCGGAATCCACGATCATGGCAAAGGGATTGCCCCTGGGATCCCGGGCCACACCCTGCTGGGGAATTAAAATGGCCTGTTCATCCACCCCTTCCTTGATCACAGCCCGCACAAACATGCCCGGCAGAAGCGTGCCGTCGGGATTGGGCACAACCACCCTGAGAATAACCGATCCCGTGGTGGGATCCACAGTGACATCACTGAACTGGAGGGTTCCCTCCTGGGGGTATGGGGTATTGTCCCCCAGCAGCAGCTGAACCTTGTTCTGTTCTGGTGTGGTGGCATTGAGGGTGCTGTTCTTTAACCGCAGCAGCTGGTTGGTGGACTGGGGAAGATCCGCATAAATGGGGTCCAGCTGCTGAATGGTTGCCAGGGGTACCCCCTGGTAGGCCGTCACAACGGCGCCTTCGGTCACGGACGATCTGCCGATCCGGCCGGAAATGGGGGCCATAACCCGGCAGTATCCCAGGTTGATACCCGCAGTTTCCATTGCAGCTCTTGCCTGGGCAATGGCGGCATCGGCCGCGGCTACAGCGCCCCGGCGATTTTCCACCTGGGCCTGGGCTGCTGCCAGGGTCGCTGCTGCGACCTTGAACTCGGTCACGGTCTGGTCCCGCTGCATGGCCGATACGATTTTATCCTTGAACGAGGCCTCGAATCGATCCCGGTTGGTCCGGGCAAGTTCAAGGGTGGCCTTGAGGCGGTCAATATCTGCGATACTGGCCTTGAGGGCGGCCCTTGCCTGGTCGGCAGCTTTCAGTAGGGCAAGGTGGTTGGCTGTGGCCCGGTCTATCTCTGCCTGAAATGGTGCAGGATCAATGGCATAGAGCACCTGGCCGGCCTTGACATCGGATCCTTCCTTGAACAGGCGTTTGAGGATGATACCGCTCACCTGGGGCCGGATCTGGGCCATTCGATAGGCTGAGGTGCGGCCCGGCAGTTCCTGGGTGAGCATGATCTTCCCGGGTTTTACCGTTATGGTTGACACCTCTGGAACAGGGGCAGACGCCGGGGGTTGCGTTTTGGATTGACCATCGCAGCCTGCCAGAAAAATGCAGACAGACACAAGTATTGCCCAGATGTTCATTTTAAGCTCTCCATGGATTGTTTTATGCAACTGCATCATACTGCCTCCAGATATTAACGACCGCAAATTTTATAACTTAAACGAAATTGATTGCCTTCTGGACCGTCTGCAGCAACGCATCAAAGGCCAAACAGGACTGCGATTGGACCTTTAACTTGCCTTGTAGATGGACCACCAGATTTGATAGATTGGTCGGCGCTATTTCTGTTCTAATTATTTCATCTGCGGTCCTAAACCATGACCTTCTTTACAAGCCAGTTCAACCACACGATCCCTTCCCGGCCCAGGCCATCGGCCGTGGTCCATGGGGTTGTCATTTTAAACCCTGTATTCTTGCAAACCCCCGGTCAGTTGTCAATGGACATGACCGTAAACCGCCGCCCTTTTTCATCAAATTCGCCCCCTTCCCATTTCTAAAACTAGATTATCAAGTTTTTTAGATTCACTTCGAATCGGCAGGCGGAAACGGGTGTTGCCCTTCTCTCATGTATGCTTATGCATCTCTTCGAGCCTCGCAGCCTGTCCATGGGCTGCTCCGAGGGAAATGGCAACTCATTCGGCGTCCATGCCGACCGTTGCCATTTAATCCGTTCAGGGTAACACCCGTCCCCACCCGCCTGCTGCTATCGTGTTTCACGCGTTGTTGTGTCCGCAGAACATGGGGATGCCAGGGTACTTGACAATACCGCCATGCTGGGCTATTGACCCGTTGAATGAGACTAAAAATCCTCCAGCCGGTAACGGCACTGACCCTGGGTGCCGTTATCATCAGTTTTTCAAGCGTGTTTGTCCGGGCGGCCCATGTTCCCTCTTCCGTATCCGCCTTTTACCGGGTGGCCTTTGGCGCTGTTTTTCTGGTGCTTGCCTGTATCTTAAAAAAAGAATTTAAACCCCGACGCCTGAAAAATAATCTGCTTGCAGTACTGTGCGGTATTGTCTTTGGCCTTGATCTGTGGGTCTGGCATTTGAGCATCCTTTATGTCGGACCGGGGCTTGCCACCATTCTTTCCAACTGCCAGGTGTTTGTACTGACCCTTGCAGGGGTCTTTTTATTCAAGGAAAAAATTGGATGGGTCTTTGTTCTGTCCCTGCCCATGGCATTTCTTGGGCTGTTTCTTATTGTGGGCGTTGACATGGGGCACCTGACCCGGGACCATCTCATCGGTATTGGGTTCGGACTGACCACGGCCCTGTTTTACAGCATTTTCCTGCTGGTATTGAGACAGATCCAATCGGACCGGAACGATTTTTCCCTGTTTTATTATCTCATGGTTGTCTCTGTTGCCAGTGCCCTTTTCCTGGGTGGCAAAATATATATGTCAACGGACAGCTTTGCCATTCCCGATGTCATCACCCTGGTGTGGCTCATCTGCCTCGGGCTTTTCAGTCAGACCATTGCCTGGGTGATGATCTCCAATGCCCTTCCAAAGGTCAACGCATCGTTTGCCGGACTTATTCTGCTGCTGCAGCCTACCCTTTCCTTTGTGTGGGATGTCATCTTCTTTGACCGGATCACAGGACCTGCAGGATGGGCAGGTGTCGTGGTGGTCCTTTCTGCAATCTATTTCGGCATGACCGGAAAAAAATAGTTCCGTGTCAGCAAAATTTACAAGGTGTAAAAAAAATGTTTCACCCCACG
Coding sequences:
- a CDS encoding efflux RND transporter periplasmic adaptor subunit, whose translation is MMQLHKTIHGELKMNIWAILVSVCIFLAGCDGQSKTQPPASAPVPEVSTITVKPGKIMLTQELPGRTSAYRMAQIRPQVSGIILKRLFKEGSDVKAGQVLYAIDPAPFQAEIDRATANHLALLKAADQARAALKASIADIDRLKATLELARTNRDRFEASFKDKIVSAMQRDQTVTEFKVAAATLAAAQAQVENRRGAVAAADAAIAQARAAMETAGINLGYCRVMAPISGRIGRSSVTEGAVVTAYQGVPLATIQQLDPIYADLPQSTNQLLRLKNSTLNATTPEQNKVQLLLGDNTPYPQEGTLQFSDVTVDPTTGSVILRVVVPNPDGTLLPGMFVRAVIKEGVDEQAILIPQQGVARDPRGNPFAMIVDSEGKAGLRMLTLDRAVDDQWIVDAGLAPGDRVIVEGLLMLRPGTPVKATDFHGPSPENGAMGSHPGSRPDAQPGPDAKSQKQNNGGM
- a CDS encoding DMT family transporter: MRLKILQPVTALTLGAVIISFSSVFVRAAHVPSSVSAFYRVAFGAVFLVLACILKKEFKPRRLKNNLLAVLCGIVFGLDLWVWHLSILYVGPGLATILSNCQVFVLTLAGVFLFKEKIGWVFVLSLPMAFLGLFLIVGVDMGHLTRDHLIGIGFGLTTALFYSIFLLVLRQIQSDRNDFSLFYYLMVVSVASALFLGGKIYMSTDSFAIPDVITLVWLICLGLFSQTIAWVMISNALPKVNASFAGLILLLQPTLSFVWDVIFFDRITGPAGWAGVVVVLSAIYFGMTGKK